The segment TCAGTAATTTCTAATCCAAAATGCGTAATCGAAAGCGATAATGAGGTCGTAAAAGTCTCAATCGTGGGCGTGGGTATGAAAAGCCACAGCGGTATCGCTTCGCTAGCGTTTCGCACACTAGCAGCTGAGGGTATCAATATCCAAATGATCTCAACTAGCGAGATTAAAATTTCGATGATTGTGGCTGAAAAATACGGCGAGCTAGCAGTTAGAGCGTTACATAAAGCTTACAATTTGGATAAATAATGCAAGATTTATACACTTGGAGCGCTAAAACTCTGCAAAACGAGCGAGATATGGAGTGGCTCGAAAATCGCAAAGAGCATTGGATACCGCTATTAGCGACAAAAATGCGTCTGCTATATAGCGGGTATTCGTTTGTGGTGATGTGCGATGATGAGAGAAGGTGGTTTGGCGAATATATCGTCAGCAAGATAAACGATAGCAAAAACACCAGACCGCTTCTGCCATTTTTCGAGTTTTCATCGCTTTATAACCAAGAGATTACCTCCCAAGAACAGGTCGCTTTGCTAAATGATATGCTCTCGCTCTCATTTAGCAACGGCTTCATTTATTTTTACATAGGCAGGGGCGATCACGCTTACGCCAAAATAGCCAAAAGCCACGAGGACAGCTATTTGTGGCTCATTGACGAGGCATTGCCAAACAGCTTTCAGCTAAGCGAAAACGATGAGAGCCTAGATATCAAACTGCTTCAACTCTTTAAAATTTTAAACAAAAGTATCGACGCGGTGCTTTTTGGTGAAGTTGTGCTTTGAAACTCATTAATCAAATTTTTATAACGAACGATTATGCGGGTTTTAAAGCAAAAATTCTATCTGAATTTTCCCCTAAAAATTTGCGCTTTTTCGAAAGCGATGAGCTCAAAATCGACGAAGCTAGAAAGATAATCGACGAAGCCTATATCGCCGAGGTAGAAAACAAAATCATCGTAATTAGCGCGGTTAAATTTCGCGACGAGGCGCAAAATGCGCTTTTAAAAATTCTAGAAGAGCCACCTCGCAATACTATATTTTTCCTCGTTGCGCCCTCGATTACGCTTTTATTGCCGACGATTAGATCTAGGCTAATGGTGCAAAATTTGCTTGGCGAGAAAAAGCGCGAGCGCACGGGGCTAAATTTGCGAAAAATCGATTTGAGGCAGATTGATGCGTTTATTAACGAGTGCATAAACAAAGAACGCGTCGGCTCGCTCGATAAATTTGCCCTAAAATCGCTTGTCATGCAACTTGTCATCGAGTGCTTCGAAGCTGGGATAAAATTTAGCGTTAGCGAGCTAGAACACATAAACAAGCTCGTCTATCTCATCGAACACAACGCCAAATCCCACGCTGTATTGCCGCCGCTATTTTTGATAATCAAAGGCAAATAATGAAAATTTTTAAAATTTCAAATAGTGCCGATTTTATGGCACTTTGCGCGCGCATTAATTGCACAAAAGAGGGTGCGAAAATCATGCGCAAAAAATCAAATTTGAACTTTTTTTATATCAAAGATTTGCGCACCCCTGCGGCAAATATCTTAAAGCAAGATGCCCTTAGCATAGGTGCAGAGCTTGTAACGGCTGAGCATGTGATCACAGGCGGGGCAAACTCAGACGCGCTTTTGATTGCAAACGATAAACAGGTTGAAATTCTCTCAAAAAAAGAAAAGGCGCAGGATTTTGGGCTAAAAAATTTGGCGCAGTTTTTGGGGCAAAATTTCAAAAAACCCAAAATTTGCGAGATTATGGGGGTTTTAAATTTAAATTTCGATAGTTTCAATCCCGCTTCTCGCACCCAAAATTTAACCGAAGCAATCGCAAAAATCGAAAAGATGATTGAAGATGGAGCCGATTATATCGATATTGGCGGGGTTAGCTCGAAGCCAGGTAGCGTGTATTGTGGCGGGAAAGAAGAGTTTGCTCGCATAAATGGCGTAATAAGCGAAATTTATAGGCAAAATTTACACGAAAAGGTCAAATTTAGCCTTGATAGCTTTGATGAATACTGCGCCCGTTTCGCGCTAGATCACGGATTTAGCCTTATAAACGATATTAGCGCAAATTTAAATTTAATCAGTGTTATCAAAAATTACGGCGCGAAATACTGCCTAATGCACATGCAAAACTCGCCCAAAAATATGCAAATTTCGCCACATTACGATGATTTGCTTGGCGAGATCGATGAGTTTTTCGCGCAAAATTTGGCGCAAATCGTCCAGCTTGGCGTGGAAGATGTGATTTTGGATGTGGGGATTGGCTTTGGCAAAACGGCTGAGCAAAATTTGATTTTAATCAAAAATTTAGAGCATTTTTTGCACCACAAAAAACCGCTTTTGGTGGGGGCTAGCAGAAAAAGCGTGATTGATTTTTACCATAAATCAAGCGTGGAAGAGAGATTGTCTGGCTCGTTGTATTTGCATTTGCTAGCAGTCCAAAATGGCGCAGGTATCATCAGGGTGCATGATGTGAAAGAACACAGGCAAATGCTGGATTTAAAATCGGCTTATGATAAAATTTTGTTGTGAAAATGGCTAAATTTTATTAGAATTTTATCCAAATTTAGCAATACTTATCAGCTTAAATTTCACAAGGAGGGAATATGAGAAAAATTTGTGTTGGTGTCGCTGCGTTAGCGATATTTGCAGGTAGTTTGAGTGCGAAAGAATTTATCAATATCGGCACAGGTGGAATGACAGGGACTTACTAT is part of the Campylobacter sp. VBCF_01 NA2 genome and harbors:
- a CDS encoding HobA family DNA replication regulator, encoding MQDLYTWSAKTLQNERDMEWLENRKEHWIPLLATKMRLLYSGYSFVVMCDDERRWFGEYIVSKINDSKNTRPLLPFFEFSSLYNQEITSQEQVALLNDMLSLSFSNGFIYFYIGRGDHAYAKIAKSHEDSYLWLIDEALPNSFQLSENDESLDIKLLQLFKILNKSIDAVLFGEVVL
- a CDS encoding DNA polymerase III subunit delta'; protein product: MKLINQIFITNDYAGFKAKILSEFSPKNLRFFESDELKIDEARKIIDEAYIAEVENKIIVISAVKFRDEAQNALLKILEEPPRNTIFFLVAPSITLLLPTIRSRLMVQNLLGEKKRERTGLNLRKIDLRQIDAFINECINKERVGSLDKFALKSLVMQLVIECFEAGIKFSVSELEHINKLVYLIEHNAKSHAVLPPLFLIIKGK
- the folP gene encoding dihydropteroate synthase; the protein is MKIFKISNSADFMALCARINCTKEGAKIMRKKSNLNFFYIKDLRTPAANILKQDALSIGAELVTAEHVITGGANSDALLIANDKQVEILSKKEKAQDFGLKNLAQFLGQNFKKPKICEIMGVLNLNFDSFNPASRTQNLTEAIAKIEKMIEDGADYIDIGGVSSKPGSVYCGGKEEFARINGVISEIYRQNLHEKVKFSLDSFDEYCARFALDHGFSLINDISANLNLISVIKNYGAKYCLMHMQNSPKNMQISPHYDDLLGEIDEFFAQNLAQIVQLGVEDVILDVGIGFGKTAEQNLILIKNLEHFLHHKKPLLVGASRKSVIDFYHKSSVEERLSGSLYLHLLAVQNGAGIIRVHDVKEHRQMLDLKSAYDKILL